The following is a genomic window from Niabella soli DSM 19437.
TTTCTGATCCCGCTACTTCAACAAATTGCGCCGGTTTGCCGGGTTCCGGGGTTTTCCATTCCAGATCCACCACTACCAGTGATTTGAGGTTTCCATCCGCATCGCCTTTAAATTCCTTAGTGGCGATAGACCAATGACGGCTGGCTCCTTCCTCGTGACTGGTAGTCGTTTTCAGCAACATCGGATAAGAAGGCCAGGGCATGGCTTCCGTACGCTCTTTGGGTGGCATCGGAAGCAACTCAAACTGGGTTACAGAAGCCGCTTTATGCCGGTTGCTGGTGCCAACACAATCGCTACCGGTATCACCGCCGCCAATTACCACCACGTTCTTTCCTGTTGCCAACACCTCTTCTGGAAGAATATTGCTTTCCAGATCTTTATGCGCCAGGAAGTCCTTACCATCCACCCGCTTATTGTTCTGTTTCAAAAAATCCATTGCGAAATGTACGCCTTTAAAAGCCCGCCCCGGAATGGGCAGGTTCCGGGGAACGGTGCTGCCACCGCATAAAACGATCGCATCGTAATTCCGGAGCAGGTCGTGAATGCTAACATTTTTACCAACATTCGCATGGCATTGAAATTCAATACCTTCTTCTTTCATAACCTCGACGCGACGGTCGACCACCCATTTTTCCAACTTAAAGTCGGGGATGCCGTAGCGCAATAGCCCGCCGGGTTTTTCATCCCGCTCAAAAACGGTAACGGCGTGGCCAGCATAGTTCAACTGGGCAGCCGCTGCCAGGCCGGAAGGCCCGCTGCCTACTACGGCCACTTTTTTCCCGGTGCGGACATTCGGCCCTTTTTTTGAAACAAAGCCTTTCTCAAAAGCTATTTCAATAATATGTTTCTCGATCTCCTCAATAGCCACGGGTGGCTGATTGATCCCCAGTACGCAGGCCGATTCGCAGGGGGCCGGACAGATCCTGCCGGTGAATTCAGGGAAATTATTGGTGGATGTAAGAATATCGTATGCTTCCTTATATTCTTTGCGATAAATTGCGTCGTTAAACTCGGGAATTACATTACCCAGCGGACATCCGCTATGACAAAAAGGAACGCCGCAATCCATGCATCGCGCAGCCTGGTTGTTTAATTTATCCTCCGGGAATAATTCTATGAACTCCTTATAATGTTGTACGCGTTCTGCTACTGCTTTTTTCCCCGGAGTCTCTCTTGAAAATTCTAAAAATCCTGTTGGTTTACCCATTTTGAAATTTCTGATTGCTTATTTTAATTTCTGATTTTCTGTTGCAGTTATGCTAATTGTGCTGCTGCCGCTTTTGCCAGCATTATTTTTTTGTATTCAGCAGGGAACACTTTTATAAAGTTCTTTAGCTGGTTATCAAAGTCGTCCAGGATGAATTTGGCTACGGGACTTTTGGTGTATTGATAATGTTTGGATATGAATTCCTGCAGGAACAGGATATCATCATTTTCAACCACCGGGTCCAGTTCCACCATTTCCTTATTACAATTGCCAGCAAACTTCTGGCTGGCATCATATACATAAGCGATACCCCCGCTCATACCGGCGGCAAAATTTCTTCCCGTATCACCAAGAATGATGGCGCGTCCACCGGTCATGTATTCGCAACCGTGGTCGCCTACGCCTTCCGTAACTACTGTTGCTCCGGAGTTGCGGACAGCAAAGCGCTCACCCGCTTTTCCGCGGATAAAGCCCTGGCCGCTGGTAGCTCCATAAAAGGCCACATTGCCAATGATGCTGTTTTCCTCCGCTACAAATCCGGCATTTTTGTCGGGGTAGATGATCAGCTTCGCGCCACTTAATCCTTTACCGAAATAATCATTGGCATCGCCCTCCAATTCTAATGTAATGCCTTTATTACAGAATGCTGCAAAGCTTTGCCCGGCGGTACCTTTCAATTTGATATGAACGGTATCTTCCGGCAGTCCTTCGGAACGATATTTTTTGGTGATCTCGTGCGAAAGAATCGTTCCTGCGGCGCGATCGGTATTTACAATATCGAAGGATGCTTTTACTGCCGCGCCTTTTTCGATGGCCGGTTTGGCTGCTTCCAGGAATTTCCAGTCCAGCACGGATTTCAACCCATGATCCTGTTCTTCTGCATTAAACAAGCCTACATTTTCTTCTTCTTTTTCGCGGTACAGGATCGGCGACAGATCCAGGTTCTTGTATTTCCAGTGATCGATACCTTCCCGTACTTTTAAATCGTTCGACTGTCCGATCATTTCCTCAACGGTTCTGTAACCCAGTTCGGCCATTACTTCCCGCAAATCTTCTGTTAAGAATTTGAAGAAGTTTACGACATGGTCGGGGTTACCGGTGAATCTTTTTCTCAGTTCAGGATCCTGGGTAGCCACACCCACAGGGCAGGTGTTTAAATGACATTTACGCATCATAATACAGCCTTCTACAATCAACGCTGCGGTGGCCACACCCCATTCTTCTGCGCCCAGCATAGCGGCGACAACAATATCGCGGCCGGTGCGCATTTGTCCGTCGGTTTGCAACACCACGCGGCTGCGCAATTTATTTTTTACCAGGGTTTGTTGCGCCTCGGCAACACCTAACTCCCAGGGAAGGCCTGCATGACGAATCGAACTGATAGGAGAGGCGCCTGTGCCACCATCATGACCTGCGATCAACACCACATCGGCCTTGGCTTTGGTAACACCCGCCGCAATAGTGCCTACACCTGCCTTGCTCACCAGCTTTACATTAATGCGTGCATGGCGGTTGGCATTTTTAAGATCGAATATTAACTGGGCCAGGTCTTCGATAGAATAAATATCGTGATGCGGTGGCGGAGAGATCAATCCAACTCCGGGAGTCGCATGACGGGTCTTACCGATCCAGTCGTCTACCTTATCGCCGGGCAACTGTCCGCCCTCGCCGGGTTTTGCACCCTGCGCCATTTTTATCTGTAATTCATCGGCCTCGGTCAGGTACAGACTGGTAACACCAAAGCGGGCGCTGGCCACCTGTTTGATGGCGCTGCGCATACTGTCGCCGTTTTCCAGGCGGGTATAACGTGCTTCATCTTCACCACCTTCACCGGTATTGCTTTTGCCGCCCAGGCGGTTCATGGCAATAGCCAGCGTGGTGTGCGCTTCCCAACTGATAGAACCAAAGCTCATGGCCCCGGTGGCAAAACGTTTGTAGATCTTTTCTGCAGGTTCTACTTCATCAATAGAAATAGGTTTTCTGCTGCGTTTAAAGTCCAGCAGCCCCCTTAATGTTATTGCTTTAGTAGTTTGATCGTTCACCAGCTTGGTGTACTTTTTAAAGATGTTGTAATCGTTCATCTTTGTTGAGTACTGCAGCAGGTGGATCGTTTGCGGGTTAAAGAGATGGGCCTCACCTTTCCGCTTCCATTGGTAAAAACCGCCGGTGGGTAGCTGATCCACGGGGATCGGCTTCTGGCTGAAACCAAAATTGTGTTTTGCCAGCGCCTCACGGGCCAGCTCATCCAGCCCCATACCCTCAATACGGGAAGTGGTCCCGGTAAAATATTTAGATACCACCGCGTTGTTGATGCCGATGATCTCAAATATCTGCGCGCCCTGGTAGGATTGCAGGGTAGAGATGCCCATTTTTGAAAATACCTTTAAGAGCCCGTCACTAATGGCCTTGATATAGTTCTTATATAATGTTTCTAATGGAATATCTGCCTTTATTTTTCCGGCTTCTTTCAGATTGTGGATCGTGGAGAAAGCCATATAGGGATTGATAGCAGTAGCACCGAAGCCTAACAGGCAGGCAAAATGGTGCACTTCCCAAACATCACCGGCTTCTACCACCAAACCCACTTTACCCCGCAGTCCTCTTCGTATTAAATGATGATGAACCGCTGCTATCGCTAACAGGGAAGGGATCGGGGCATGCTGGCTATCAATGGCCCGGTCCTGTAATACCAATACCTCAAATCCATCATTTACCGCATCTTCGGCATAGGCGCAGATACGGTCCAGCCCTTTTTCCAAAGATCCGGGTTTGCCATCCGCCCTGAAATAACATTGCAGGGTCTTGGCCTGGAACGTACCGGTATCAATGCTTCTGAGTGTTTCCAGTTCAAAATTATTCAGTACGGGCTGCTTCAACGCCACCACATGACAATCCATTTCATCTTCGATCAACAGGCTGCCGTTATTCCCGACAAATGTTGCCAGGGACATTACCATACGTTCCCGGATAGGGTCGATAGGCGGGTTGGTTACCTGGGCAAATAATTGTTTAAAATAAGAGCTCAGGTGCTGCGGCTGATCGCTTAAAACAGCCAGCGGCGTATCAACACCCATGGCGCCGATCGGTTCTTTCCCGTGCAGGGCCATCGGTGCAATGATGTTCTCTATGTCTTCAGAAGTATAACCAAAAGCTTTCTGATAGCGAAAGATCTGATCTTCACTCAGGTCAGTGAACATCACCCGCGGCACGGGCAGTTCGTTCAAGCGGATCTTATATTTGTTCAGCCATTCGCCATAAGGTTTTTGTGAGCAGATATCTCTTTTCAGCTCTTCATCGCTAATGATGCGCCCCTGTTCCATGTCCACTACAAACATTTTCCCTGGCTGCAGGCGTCCTTTTTCAATAACAATACTTTGGTCAACCGGCAGTGCGCCTGTTTCAGAAGCCATAATTACGCGACCATCATTGGTAACGCAATAACGCGAAGGCCTTAAACCGTTACGATCGAGGGTAGCGCCAATAATTTTTCCGTCCGTAAACGAAATGGAAGCCGGGCCGTCCCAGGGTTCCATCAAACAGGCATGAAACTCATAGAATGCTTTTTTAACCGGGTCCATATCCTCATTGCCATCCCAAGCTTCGGGGATCAGCATCATCATTACATGTGGAAGGGAGCGGCCGGTAAGCGCCAGCAATTCGATCATATTGTCTAAACAGGCAGAATCGCTCTGGTCGTTGCTTACGATCGGAACCAGCATATCCATTTCTTCTGGTGTGAACAAAGGCGATTCAAAGCCCTGTTCGCCGGCACGCAGCCAGTTCAGGTTTCCCTGTAAAGTATTGATCTCACCGTTATGCGCGATAAAGCGGAAAGGCTGCGCCAATCTCCAGGATGGGAAAGTATTGGTAGCGAAACGGGAATGCACCAGTCCGAAAGCACTTACGGTTCTGTTATCGGTAAGGTCCTTATAATAAGGGCGTACCTGCAAGCTGGTCAACTGTCCTTTATATATAAGGGTGCGGCAGGAAAGGGAATTGATATAAAAACCAATCGGGTCTTTTTTCACCGTATTGGTCGTCATATGCGTGGCATATTTACGCAATACAAATAATTTGCGTTCAAATTCCTCTGCTGTTTTTATTTTATCGGGCCTTTGAAGAAAAACCTGCTCAATATCGGGTTCCACCGCCAGCGCTGAAGAGCCGATCCCATCGGGGTTTACCGGTACATTCCTCCAGCGGATCACTTTCATGCCCATTTTTTCCGCTGCGCGGGTGAAGATATCGCGGCACTCTTCCCGTTTTTTAATATCCTTGGGAAAGAAGATCATGCCCACCGCATACTCTTCAATCGCAGGCAACGTAATGCCCAGTTGCAGGCACTCATCATAAAAAAGCTCATGGGGTATCTGAATCATAATACCCGCGCCATCACCTGTATTGGGCTCGTAGCCGCAGGCACCCCGGTGGTCCATATTCTCTAAAACAGTGAGCGCATCTGAAATGGTCTGGTGGTTTTTATTACCTTTAATATTGGCAACAAAACCAATGCCGCATGCATCACGTTCAAATGAAGGGTCGTATAATCCTTTTCTTTCTGTCATGTTTTTTAAACAAACGGTTTTAATAAAATAAGTTTGGCTTTTCAATACAGAGTGGGCAATCGAGCCATGTAAGTTAATAAAAAATCTGTTAATTTAGACATCCGCGCCTATTAATGAATGAAAAATTGAAAAACTTCAAAAATAAATGGCATTTTATTGATCATTTTAAATGATTGTAGCGCTTCTGTTGCTGCCCTGTTTACCCCCCGGGCAATATTGAAAATCATCGGATAAATGCAAAATTTGTGGGGTTTATTGGCTATTTTTAGTGCGAATTCGATAAGAATAATGACGAAGCCTGCTCAATGCACTATTAAAAAAAATAGTTCAGCGCAATTTGCAATACCTCAGGCATAAATTTCTACCTATGAGTTTTTTTGATTTTCTAAACGGAGCTAATAATAACGGTAAAAAAGCAGCATATGATAAAGCGCCCGGATCCTGGCAGGATACCAGTCTTGAAGCGGAAATGCGGACATTGGCACAGGAATTTTTGAAAAAATATACCGTTCCATACGGGGGGTTGGATTTTTCAACAGAAAGTCTGAAGGTGTTGGATCAATTGCTTGACGATGCCCGCGGGTTTTATGCCGAAATGAGTGGGGAGCAACAACGAAAAATTATTGAAGGCGCAGGGGCTTATATTTTTGAGGTGGCAAGAAAAAATGTGGGGGGTACGTATTATTGGTATCAAAAGCTGGATCAGCCGGTGCTGGTGACCGGTCAGCCTAAATTTGAAGCGGCCATATTAACATTTAAACAAGTGCGGCAACGCCTTGAAAACGGGAAAGATGATAGTATACCTGTTTATTTTGAAAGCTACCTGGAGGGGGTACGGCAACATCGTTCAGCGATTGTCATTTAGTATTTTAAATCAGTGAAAATAAGGACGCGTTTTTTTTATACGATTGTTTTGCTGTGCGCTTTTTCATTGCTGCAGGCACAGGAAATTAAACTAACAAAACTTACCTGCGAGTATGCTGAAACCCCTATGGGTATTGATATTTCCCGGCCGAGGTTGGGCTGGCAATCAATATCAGAAGGTAAAAATAAAACACAGTCGGCCTATGAGATTATGGCGAGCGACCGGCAGGGGATGATTGAAAAAGGACGGGGAACGATATGGAGCACCGGCAAGGTGCAAAGTGATAACAGCATTTGTATAATATTTAATGGCGCCGCGCTAAAATCGTTTACAAAATATTACTGGAAGGTACGAGTGTATGATGAAAAAGGCAAACCTTCTGCCTGGAGCAGTTCCTGGTTTGAAACGGCTATGCTGGCTCCGGCAGACTGGCAGGCCCGCTGGATCACTGACGGGAAGCGGATCCCCGAGCGCGATGAAGATTTTTACAAGGACGACCCGATGCCGGTATTCAGGAAACAGATCCTTGTCAAAAAAGCAATCCGTTCTGCACGTTTATATATCGCCGGCGCGGGTTATTTTGAGGCCTATCTGAATGGGGAAAAAATCGGAACAGACCAATTGGCTCCTGCATGGACTAATTTTGACAAGCGGGTTTTGTACCGGACCTATGATATTACCAATCAGCTAAGACGCGGGGAAAATACCGGAGCTTTATTGCTGGGAAACGGCTGGTACAACCCCCTGCCCCTGCGCTTTTGGGGAAGATACAACCTGAGAGATGTGTTGGCGACCGGGCGCCCAACGGTAAAAGCAGAATACCGGATAACTTATACTGATGGCAGTACGGAAACGGTAATAACGGATGCGTCCTGGAAATGGACCTCAGGTCCCGTGGTGCGGAATAATGTTTACCTGGGCGAAACGTTTGATAATAACCGCGGGATGACCGGCGCCTCCTTACCCGATGTGGGTAATAATGCAATAGTGGTTACTGGCCCAAAAGGCAGATTGGAAGCGGATCTGCAACCTCCTATACGCGTGAAAAGGGTCGCCAAACCCATTGCGGTAAGAGCGGTTGGGAACGGTAAATATGTGGCCGATATGGGTGAAAATTTTGCCGGTGTTGCGCAAATACACGTGAAGGCTCCTAAGGGATCCAGGATAACCCTTCGTTACGGCGAGGATATTAATAAAGACGGGACCGTGAATGGAATGACGGCCGTAGCGGGTCAGATCAAACATGGCAATGGCGGACCCGGCGCGCCGGAGATTGCCTTCCAGGAAGATCATTTTATTGCGGCGGGCAGTGGTATTGAAAGCTGGCATCCGCGCTTTACCTTTCATGTGTTCCGTTATGTGGAAATAACCGGCTGGCCCGGGGTGCCAACAACTGCCGATATTGAGGGGCTGCAAATGAACGCAGACGTTCCGGTTGCCGGTCAGTTTATTTGTTCAAATCCGTTGCTGAACAAGATTCAGGATAATGTGTTGCGTACTTTCAAAAGCAACCTGTTCAGTGTGCAGTCCGATTGTGCTGGTCGTGAAAAATTTGGTTATGGCGGTGACCTTTTTTGTACGCTGGAATCCTTCAGCTATAATTTCGGTATGCATAATTTTTACCGGAAATCCTTGCAGGATTTTGCCGATGATCAGCGACCGTTGGGCGGTATTACAGAAACCGCGCCTTTTGTAGGATTATATGATAAAGGACCGGGGGATCAGTCTGGCCCGCTGGGCTGGCAATTGGGCTATCCCTATCTTATAAAAAAACTATATGAGTTTTATGGGGACAAGGAAGTTATTGAAAGATATTATCCCTCCCTTACCCGGCAGATCCGTTTTTTGATAGACAGCGCGAAAGATAATTTGTATTACCATGATATTAGCGATCATGAGTCGTTGGATGAAAAACCGGAAGCGTTAACGGCATCGCTGTTTTATTATCATCATATGCAACTGATAAAAGAATTTGCCGGATTGCTGGATAAAAAAGAAGATGCGGCCCGGTATGCGGCACTGGAAGAAAAAATAAAAGCAGCGATCGTAAAGAAATTTTATAAGGGTAATGGTGTGTTTGACAATAATACAGAATCGGCCCAGTTGTTTTCGCTATGGTATGCATTGCCGGATGAGAAAGAAAAGCGATTGACAACGCAACAATTGATAAATGCTTTTTCCAAAAAAAACAATCATGTATCCACCGGGATCTTTAGCACCAAAATGTTATTTGATGTGCTGCGTAATATGGATAAAAATGAACTGGCATATACTATCGCCAATCAGCAGGACTTCCCCGGCTGGGGTTATATGGTGGAAAAGGGCGCCACCACTATTTGGGAAACCTGGAAATATTCAGATAATACCTATTCCCAGAATCACCCGATGTTCGGGTCTGTAACGGAATGGTTTTATCGTTCGCTGTTAGGCATTAACAGCACGGCGCCAGGCTTCAAAGCTTTTAGGATCCAACCCCAGCCTGTCAGATCCCTTCAGTTTGCAAAAGGCTATTATGAAACACCCTATGGAAAAATAGGCAGTAACTGGCAATGGAAAAATAATTTGTTTACTCTAACAGTAACGGTGCCAGTGAATACAACCGCTGTAATATGGATGCCCTCAGACGATGCGGGCATTTTGGTAAATGGGAAACGGGGAAAAGATAATCCGGGAACCAGCAGACATTATAAGAAGTACACGGTGGGATCCGGTAGTTATACCTTCTCGAGTAGCCTACATAAATAATTTTTAAATAATTGGCCGTATCTTGAGCAGCCTATGCAGGGTAAGACCATCATTATAATGGGCGTTTCGGGTAGCGGTAAATCTACCATTGGGCAGGCGTTGGCCGATGTGCGCGGTTATAGGTTTATGGATGGGGATGATTTGCATCCGCCAGCAAATATAAAAAAAATGCATGCCGGTATCCCTTTAGCAGATGAAGATCGCTGGGGTTGGCTACATAATATTGCATCCAGGGCATCGGAACTAAACGCGCATAACATAACTGCAGTTATTGCCTGTTCTGCACTAAAAGAAAGTTACCGAAATGTATTGCGCCAGGGGATAAATGATCTTTTATTTTTTTATTTGAAAGGCTCTTTTGAACAGATACACAAATTTCTTGAGTCAAGAAGCATGCATTTTATGCCCATTGATTTATTGAAAAGCCAGTTTGATAGTCTGCAGGAGCCTGCGGCTGATGAGCGGGATTGTATTACCATTCCGGTTACTTCGCCTGAACAGGAATTAAAGGAAATGCAACGGAGTCTTGATCTCAGCGGTTTTTAAGCAGCAAGATAAAAAGGTGCTGTAGTGTTGTCAGAATGACATATTTTCAATAGCACAACCGATCAAAAATCCCAATCCACATCCAACAATAATATATACAATAAGAAGAATGATCTCCTCAGTATTTGATCGGGTTAGTTTAAAGGGGTTAAGCATCTTTGCTTTTGGAAAAAACGACATTGCGGTTTAAAGTTTAGCCGGCGCAAAGATAATAAACGGAAAATTATTGACGGCAATTATTTGGCTTAGTTACACACATACGGGAAAAATAATATTGAACAAACGTAAGCGAGTGTTTATTTTTTTGATGCCGGTTTTACTACAACCGGCAGGCTTTCGTTGCCCTCTGTATTAACTGCCTGCACTGCAAAAAAATAATTGTCTTTTGAGTAAGGAACGGTAATCGATTTGTTTTTGGTGAAAAATTTCTTTTGCCAAACCGGGCTGCTGGTTTCGCGCATCAGTAAATAAAAACCGGAGCTGCTGCCCGTCGCCGGATCATCCCATTGCAGGGTAGTGGAATTTTCCAGGCCTTTCATTATATACCCGGGTTGTTGCGGTTTTGCCGGGGCCCTGGCAAGATTGGCCAGTGTGGCCAGGTTCAGGGCTGTGTTCTTTCTAAGGTATTCAAAGTCCATAAATTCAGGAAGATCACCATACTGGATCCCGTTTTGGGTACGGATATCCTGGTGCTGATGTGTGAAATTCTCATTCATTTCAGTGATGCGTACCGCGGTATATCCTTTCTCTACAAAAGGACTATGATCGCCGCCCCTCAAAAACCGGTCATTCCTGTAAATTAATTTTACGGTCATATTATCAACATACCGTTCGCCCACTTCTTTAAAGTATCGTGCCAGTTGCCGGGCGGCGCCGTCATTTTCCAATCCGTAGGATCTGATCTCCCTGGCAGTTGCAGCCGACAGGGTTGCCGGAATGCCTTCGCTGAAAACCCGCACTTCAGTATTGTTGATAGTATTGGTTTCATTGCTGTTATTGCTGCCAATAATATCATTGTTCAGCAGCGCCTCCAACGGCCAGTTTTGCGTTGCTACTTTACCGGCCATAAATGTAGCGCCCAGCAGTCCCTGCTCTTCGCCGGAAGTAACCACAAAAATAATGGTGGCAGGAAAAGCCTCCCGGCTCATGACACGGGCGCATTCCATAATGGCTGCCACGCCACTTCCATCATCGTTTGCTCCGGGCGCAACCCCCACGGCGTCCATCACATCAGTGCGGCGGCTGTCTAAATGAGCGGTCATCATAAAGATGCGTTTATCTTTTGGTGCAGTTCCTTTTAATACCGCTACAACATTGCCCAGGGTAAGGGACTTGTTTACCCGTTTGCCGTCCGGCTGGTACGTGATGGTATCCAGATAGGCTGATAACCGCCCGCCGGAATTTTTTGCGAACTGCTGCAATTGGTCAAGCACCCATTTTTGAGCTGCCCCGATGCCTTCTTTGGAATTGTTCCGGACACTTAGGGTATGCCTTGTTTTAAATCTGATCAGCGAATGAACATAGCCCTTTAAAGAGTCCGAAGAAACGGCGGCCACCATCTTTTCAATGACGGGGTCTTTACGGATGATCGTTTGGGCGCAGGCAATAGTACCCGTAAAAACAAGGATTGACAGGAGGACAAAACCGCTTTTCATTTCTATGTTTTTAGTATGCTTTGATCTTCATGCAGCTTGGAGTAATCAAAAATAGCGAAAAGCCGGTTGCAATAATGGGGGATTTAGATTCAGATGAATACAGGGCAGACTGCTTCCAGCATTTATCAACCCGGCAATTATTTGAGACAAAATGAGGAAAAATCGAGACAAAATGGCGTTTTATTTTTTGAAAACTGATTTAATATTGTTTTAACAAATAGCGATTAGAATAGTGACGATTGTATTTGCAGCTTCAAATAAATTTTAGGGATAGCAGATCCACGCCTTTAAATCAGGATTAGCAGACGCGCACAGAAGGCCATAAACGAACCTTACAGGTTTGCCGGCAGGGGTATGTGTTCTTACAAGTGAATTGCCGGAGAGGCCGCGTTTTCCCGGAACAGGAAAATAACAATTTCAATTTTTAAATGCCTGAATATGAGTAAATTTCTCGTTAAATTATCACTGACTGTTATAATGATGGTATCCGTTTGCGTTGCCTTTGGTCAAACCAAAACGATTACGGGAACAGTGACGGACTCGGCCGGAGCGCCCTTATCAGGTGCTTCCGTAACCATTAAGGGAACGAGTATTGGAGCCAGTACCAATGCAAACGGAAGGTTTTCATTAAACAGCACCCGCAGCGATGGAACTATTATTGTATCCTACGCGGGTTATAAAACACAAGAGGTTGCTTTTGCAGGGACGGGGGAATTGAAGGTGCAGCTTACCCAGGAAATAAAAGCAGGCGAGGAGGTGATTGTAATCGGGTATGGAACCAGGAAACGGGAAGCAATCAGTGGGTCGGTAGCTTCAATTTCATCAAAAGATATTGGTAATACGCATGCGGGCAGCCAGGTCAGCAATACGCTGGCAGGTAAATTGCCAGGGCTTTCTTTTAGGCAGGCAGATGGAAGACCGGGCGCTGCTGCGGGCCTGCAGATCAGGAATTTTGGTCCGGCTTTATATGTAATAGACGGGGTGCAGTCCGACGAAAACTCCTTTAACAGCTTAAACGGAGAAGATATAGAATCCATTTCTATTCTTAAGGACGCATCTGCTGCTGTATATGGTTTGCGTGGCGCTAATGGCGTGGTATTGGTGACCACCAAAAAAGGAAAGCTGGGTCAAAAATCCACCATCTCTGCTAACCTTTCTTATGGCATTCAGAATATGTTCCGGTTTGCAAAAGTGCTTACCAGCGCCTATGACTATATGCGTTACAAAGCTGAGGGCCAGATAAATTCAGGGACCTCCGGAAATGTTTTTGGAAAAACAGATATTACAGACCAGGAACTGGCGAAATACAAGGCGGATACGGGTTTTAACTACAAGAGCTTTGACTGGCCCTCCTTTATCTTTAAAAAGAACTCTCCGCTAACCAGCGTCAATGTGAACGCGACGGGCGGCAGTGATAAGATCACTTACTACATTTCAGCAAACAATCTTTTTCAAAATTCATTGTTAGGCCGGGAGTATACCTTCAGGCGCTCCAATATCCAATCAAATGTTTCGGCAAAAATTGCCAATGGATTAAAAGTAGGAACGGAGATCTTCGGTAATGATGAATTAACGCAAAACCCCGGCGTGCCGGGTGTGGATGATTATTGGCAGGGGCTTTTTGCTTCTTTAAGAAACCTGCCCACGGAAAGGCCTTATGCCAACGATAACCCCAATTACCTGAACCATATTTCAAATGACGAATCGAACTGGGCCTTTGATGATTTTAAACATTCCGGTAAATAC
Proteins encoded in this region:
- a CDS encoding glutamate synthase subunit beta; translation: MGKPTGFLEFSRETPGKKAVAERVQHYKEFIELFPEDKLNNQAARCMDCGVPFCHSGCPLGNVIPEFNDAIYRKEYKEAYDILTSTNNFPEFTGRICPAPCESACVLGINQPPVAIEEIEKHIIEIAFEKGFVSKKGPNVRTGKKVAVVGSGPSGLAAAAQLNYAGHAVTVFERDEKPGGLLRYGIPDFKLEKWVVDRRVEVMKEEGIEFQCHANVGKNVSIHDLLRNYDAIVLCGGSTVPRNLPIPGRAFKGVHFAMDFLKQNNKRVDGKDFLAHKDLESNILPEEVLATGKNVVVIGGGDTGSDCVGTSNRHKAASVTQFELLPMPPKERTEAMPWPSYPMLLKTTTSHEEGASRHWSIATKEFKGDADGNLKSLVVVDLEWKTPEPGKPAQFVEVAGSEREMPCELALLAMGFVHPQHEGLLQELDVELDNRGNIKASEQQYKTNIPKVFAAGDMRRGQSLVVWAISEGRECARKVDEFLMGHSVLESKEQSVLLSFE
- the gltB gene encoding glutamate synthase large subunit, translated to MTERKGLYDPSFERDACGIGFVANIKGNKNHQTISDALTVLENMDHRGACGYEPNTGDGAGIMIQIPHELFYDECLQLGITLPAIEEYAVGMIFFPKDIKKREECRDIFTRAAEKMGMKVIRWRNVPVNPDGIGSSALAVEPDIEQVFLQRPDKIKTAEEFERKLFVLRKYATHMTTNTVKKDPIGFYINSLSCRTLIYKGQLTSLQVRPYYKDLTDNRTVSAFGLVHSRFATNTFPSWRLAQPFRFIAHNGEINTLQGNLNWLRAGEQGFESPLFTPEEMDMLVPIVSNDQSDSACLDNMIELLALTGRSLPHVMMMLIPEAWDGNEDMDPVKKAFYEFHACLMEPWDGPASISFTDGKIIGATLDRNGLRPSRYCVTNDGRVIMASETGALPVDQSIVIEKGRLQPGKMFVVDMEQGRIISDEELKRDICSQKPYGEWLNKYKIRLNELPVPRVMFTDLSEDQIFRYQKAFGYTSEDIENIIAPMALHGKEPIGAMGVDTPLAVLSDQPQHLSSYFKQLFAQVTNPPIDPIRERMVMSLATFVGNNGSLLIEDEMDCHVVALKQPVLNNFELETLRSIDTGTFQAKTLQCYFRADGKPGSLEKGLDRICAYAEDAVNDGFEVLVLQDRAIDSQHAPIPSLLAIAAVHHHLIRRGLRGKVGLVVEAGDVWEVHHFACLLGFGATAINPYMAFSTIHNLKEAGKIKADIPLETLYKNYIKAISDGLLKVFSKMGISTLQSYQGAQIFEIIGINNAVVSKYFTGTTSRIEGMGLDELAREALAKHNFGFSQKPIPVDQLPTGGFYQWKRKGEAHLFNPQTIHLLQYSTKMNDYNIFKKYTKLVNDQTTKAITLRGLLDFKRSRKPISIDEVEPAEKIYKRFATGAMSFGSISWEAHTTLAIAMNRLGGKSNTGEGGEDEARYTRLENGDSMRSAIKQVASARFGVTSLYLTEADELQIKMAQGAKPGEGGQLPGDKVDDWIGKTRHATPGVGLISPPPHHDIYSIEDLAQLIFDLKNANRHARINVKLVSKAGVGTIAAGVTKAKADVVLIAGHDGGTGASPISSIRHAGLPWELGVAEAQQTLVKNKLRSRVVLQTDGQMRTGRDIVVAAMLGAEEWGVATAALIVEGCIMMRKCHLNTCPVGVATQDPELRKRFTGNPDHVVNFFKFLTEDLREVMAELGYRTVEEMIGQSNDLKVREGIDHWKYKNLDLSPILYREKEEENVGLFNAEEQDHGLKSVLDWKFLEAAKPAIEKGAAVKASFDIVNTDRAAGTILSHEITKKYRSEGLPEDTVHIKLKGTAGQSFAAFCNKGITLELEGDANDYFGKGLSGAKLIIYPDKNAGFVAEENSIIGNVAFYGATSGQGFIRGKAGERFAVRNSGATVVTEGVGDHGCEYMTGGRAIILGDTGRNFAAGMSGGIAYVYDASQKFAGNCNKEMVELDPVVENDDILFLQEFISKHYQYTKSPVAKFILDDFDNQLKNFIKVFPAEYKKIMLAKAAAAQLA